Part of the Burkholderia humptydooensis genome, GACGTCGCGCTCGCGCGCAACAAGCGGCTCGTCGTGCGCTGCGTCGCGGGGCCGGACCGCGGCCGCGAGGAGATCGCGCTCGTCGACGTGTGCGCGGCGCGGCAGCGCTTCATCGGCGCGCGCGCGATCTCGGCGCCGGAGGACATCGACGCGCTGTACCTGACGTTCGCGCAGCCGCACGGCATCGGCCTGTCCGCGTTGGGCGGCGCGTGGGCGCCGATCGAGCGGCGCGCGCCGCACGGGCTCGCGATGCGCTTCGCGCGCCCCGGCGAGCGCGGCGGCACGCCGCTCGTCGCGCCGATCGCGCCCGGCCGGATCGAGCGCGTCGTGATGCGCGGCTGCGAGCGGCTCGACGCGAACGCGTGGACGCCGATCGAACTCGAGCAAGGCACGCTCGCGTTCGACGGCGAACGCGAAATCGAAGTCGCGCGCGGCGAGCGCTACGAGATCGCGCTCGACTGGCGCGGCCCGCTCACGGTCGACGTCGAGCGCACGCTGCGCCATGCGGCGTCGCATCGCGCGCTCGGCGACGCCTATCCCGGCGACGCATTTCCGTATCCCGCCGCCGACTGAGCGGCGCATCCACGATTCCAACCGAGAAGGAGACAAGAAGCATGACGACACCACTGGAAGGACAGGTCGCCGTGGTCACGGGCGGCGCGCGCGGCATCGGCCGCGGCATCGCGCTCGCGCTCGCCGCGGCCGGCGCGGACATCCTGCTCGCCGATCTGCTCGCCGATCTGCTCGCCGACGCGCTCGACGCCACCGCGCGCGACGTGCGCGCGCTCGGCCGGCGCGCGGCGGCGCTCGAGGTCGACGTGACGCAGCAGGCGCAGGTCGACGCGATGATCGCGCATGCGCTCGACGCGCTCGGCGGGCTCGACATCGTCGTCAACTGCGCGGGCGTGATCGGCATCCGGCCCGTCGCCGAGCTCACCGAGCGCGACTGGGATTTCGTGATGGACGTCAACGCGAAGGGCACGTTCCTCGGCTGCCGCGCGGCGCTGCCGCATCTGAAGGCGCAAGGACGCGGCCGGATCATCAACGTCGCGTCGATCGCGGGCAAGGAGGGCTTTGCGAATCTCGCGCACTACAGCGCACCGAAGTTCGCGGTCGTCGGCTTCACGAACGCGCTCGCGAAGGAGCTCGCGCGCGACGGCGTGACCGTCAACGCGATCTGCCCCGGCATCGTGCGCACGTACATGTGGGACCGGCTGTCCGACGAATGGAAGCAGGCGGGCGAGACGGTCGAGGAGTCGTGGCAGCGCCATCAATTGACGCTGATTCCGCAGGGCCGCGCGCAGACGCCCGAGGACATGGGCCGGCTCGCGGTGTTCTTCGCGACGATGGACAACGTGACCGGGCAGGCGGTGAACGTCGACGGCGGCTTCACGTTTCATTGAGCGCGTCGAGGCCCGCGCATTCGGCGCCGCTCGATTTTGCGACGGCGCGCCGCGACGGCGCGAGCCGTCGTCCCGCCGCCTCGCGGCACAGGCCGCGGCGCGGCTTCAACGATAACCCATCCAGGAGACAGACATGTCCGTTTCGAATCAGCTCGGCAGCGATCGGCTGCTGCACGCGTATCGCCTGATGCGCACGATTCGCGAATTCGAAGAGCGCCTGCACGTCGAGTTCGCGACGGGCGAGATACCCGGCTTCGTGCATCTGTATGCGGGCGAGGAGGCGTCCGCGGTTGGCGCGATGCTTCATCTGAACGACGTCGACTACGTCGCGACGACGCACCGCGGCCACGGCCACTGCATCGCGAAGGGCGTCGACGTGCACGGCATGATGGCCGAGATCTACGGCCGCAGGACGGGCGTGTGCCGCGGCAAGGGCGGCTCGATGCACATCGCCGATCTGGCGAAGGGGATGCTCGGCGCGAACGGGATCGTCGGCGCGGGCGGCCCGCTCGTCTGCGGCGCGGCGCTCGCCGCGAAGCTGCGCGGCACGGGCGGCGTCGGCGTGTGCTTCTTCGGCGACGGCGCGTCGA contains:
- a CDS encoding ATP-NAD kinase family protein — protein: MTSPVTVGVIANPASGRDIRRLTTHASVFPTAEKANMVVRLFAGLGALGVERVLALRDKTGIATLILRALDTHAAVERRTRWPAVEFVDLPITDSVADTHAGAAYMRRAEVALIAVLGGDGTHRAVAAHCGDTPLLTLSTGTNNAFPDLREATVAGLAGALVATGAVPPDVALARNKRLVVRCVAGPDRGREEIALVDVCAARQRFIGARAISAPEDIDALYLTFAQPHGIGLSALGGAWAPIERRAPHGLAMRFARPGERGGTPLVAPIAPGRIERVVMRGCERLDANAWTPIELEQGTLAFDGEREIEVARGERYEIALDWRGPLTVDVERTLRHAASHRALGDAYPGDAFPYPAAD
- a CDS encoding SDR family NAD(P)-dependent oxidoreductase, with protein sequence MTTPLEGQVAVVTGGARGIGRGIALALAAAGADILLADLLADLLADALDATARDVRALGRRAAALEVDVTQQAQVDAMIAHALDALGGLDIVVNCAGVIGIRPVAELTERDWDFVMDVNAKGTFLGCRAALPHLKAQGRGRIINVASIAGKEGFANLAHYSAPKFAVVGFTNALAKELARDGVTVNAICPGIVRTYMWDRLSDEWKQAGETVEESWQRHQLTLIPQGRAQTPEDMGRLAVFFATMDNVTGQAVNVDGGFTFH